Within the Paenibacillus sp. AN1007 genome, the region ATTTATCAACTTCACACAATGTCCGTCCCATCACACTTTCTCGCACAATCCGGCACACTTACTCCGATCTGTAACGCAGGCCCCATTGACGGCGGACTGTATCCATCAGCTTCATGATTTCCAGCGACTCGTCCAGCTTCATTGTGCTGCTCTCTGTGCGGCCCTGCAGGATGCATCGTCCAGCCTCTTCTGCTTCAAAGGCATATCCGATACAAGTCCGGTCATCCACAAATTTCTCTGGTTCATCCTGTCCGTTCACATGTAAATACGCTTCTTTACCTGCAAGGAAAAACGGCAGACGAATTCGGCCTTCCGTGCCGTAAATGACAGCCTCATTGTTCAGATTCAAACGAATCGCGCCATTTAATGAAGCTGACCGCCCTTCGGAATACGACAGCAGGACAGAAAATTGTTCGTCTACACCTGTTTCCCCGATATGTGCCGTGCTCCATACATGCTGAGGCTGTTCGCCAAAGATCATTGACGCAAAAGAAAGTGGATACACCCCGGCATCCAGCAAGGCACCACCGCCCAGATCCGGGTTAAGCAGTCTGCCTTCCGGCTCCCAACCGATACGGAATCCAAAGTCTGCCTGAACCATTCGCACCTCACCGATCCGTCCTTCTGCAATCCAGGCGCGTGCCTGGGCAATCGTCGGCAGGAAACGGGTCCACATACCCTCCATGAGAAAAAGCTTTTGCTCACGCGCCGTTTCCACCAGCTGTTCCAACTGACGTGAATTCATCGTAAACGGTTTCTCACAGAGCACCGCTTTCCCTGCTTCAAGGCAAGCCATCACATTTTCCTTATGTACCGGATGTGGAGTGGCCACGTAGATGATATCCAAATCAGGGTCCCGCAGCAGTTCATCATATGAAGCGTAAGCGTGTTCAAAACCGTATTCGGCAGCAAACTTTTCTGCACTGCCTGCTGTCCGTGAGCCAACTGCAGCTTTTACCGCGTTACCGGCAGGCTCCAGATCTTTGGCAAACTGGGAAGCAATCCATCCCGTGCCCATAATGCCCCAACGTACCTTATCCTGCCCTGCTTTACGTGCCATAAGTGCATCCTCCCTAACGCATATTTCGGTACTGCCCATCTACCTTTTCAATCCTGCCAATATCGTATCTCTCTTATTTTACCAAAAAGGAGCCCTTTCGTCAGAAAATGATGCTGCCCTTGATTGCATTTCATTTCCGCATCAGATTTGCTAAGATGATTTGGAGACAAGCCGGACCACCATATACTAGAATGTATATCAATCGAAGGCAGGGCCGGCAGAAATGGATACGACAGCCGCCTCAATTAATCTCTTGTGATTTGGCACTATCCCTTCTCACAAGAGAAATGGATTGATAGTAAATCATAAGATGAATAAATGTCTAAATGGAAATAAAGAAATTCAAGTAAGTTGAAATATAGAAATTGAAGGATAAAGGTTGAAATATACAAGTATAGAAGTAATAAGCACAACAAGAGTAACAAATAGAAAGGAAGGTAAGCCATGATCAGCGAACCGAATATCGACCATAGCCGCATACCTTCAGACGATAAACATGAGCGCCCTTTGGGCGATTCTAATAATCAACGTTCCGCCCAGACCGCTCCGGGCAAACTTGCACAATACTTCATGACCAGCAGCAGCAGGGCATCATTAACTAGTAAGAACGCCGAGCTTTCCTCAAAAAACACAGCTTTTCGCGCAGAGTTTAACCAGTTCCTGGACCATACCTTGATTGAGCTTCGACGGGCAGTGTATGTTAACACATCAAGCAGCTTCCATTCGCGTTCAGATGAGCTCCCGCATCATACCTTCATCTACATGCACCGATTCAATGGCACACATATCGCGGGCACCGAGCAGACTCGTGTCGTTCGTAAAGCAGCCTGCCTATACCCGCCTGGAACAAGTCTGGAACTGCTATCGGATGCCGATCACGATGCCGAGCTGTATATTGTAGAATTTGACCTGTTTCGTGTTACGGAGAAAACAGAGGCGAGGCGCATCTATGAACGTGAACATGGTTCACCTGTTGCGGGATGGATTCAAGGTCCTTTTTACGGCATTCAACGTATCGCCGCCCAGCTGACCGAGCTCGCACAACCCGATCACCAAGCAGCCCCCCGTGAAATCAAAGTACAGCTGCTGCTGACTGAGCTGCTCTGTATGCTCTGGCCTGAAGATAATTCAAGCCCTGCTGCAGAACCGGAACAGGATGATCCCGAGTCGTGGCTCAAATCAACACTTCAATATATGCAGCAGCATTACATGCATGAGATCAAACTGGATACACTCGCTGAGCTGGCTGGCATGCATCCATCCTACTACTCCCAGCTCTTCAAGAGCCGAATGCAGAAAAATCCAATTGAGTACATCACTCATCTGCGCATGAACCGGGCCAAGGAGATGCTGCTGACCTCGGATCTGCGCATACGGGATATCGCACGGGAGGTCGGTTATCGTGATGAGTTCTATTTCAGCAGGCGTTTCCGCAACCATGCCGGATATGCACCAACGGCTTATGCCAAACAGGTTCACCGCAATATTGTTTCACTTTCTTATCCCTATACCGATCATCTCATGACTCTCGGGATCACACCCTGCGCAGCCCAAATCCAGGGTCATCTGCCGCATCTGCCTCGGTCACTACAAATGCCTTTTCATGCGTATGAACCTTGGGAACAAGGACGGCAGGCTTTTCTGGATGTGAATCCCGATCTGATCCTGACCAAAGATAACGCCGCGGCTAAAGCGATAGAGCATATTGGTGATGTCGCACCGATTATTACGATTCCGTGGAACCAAACCGACATGTTCGGTCATCTGGAACAAATTGCTTCCATTGTAGACCGCACACAGGCGGCAAAAGAATGGATAGATCGACATGAGCGCAAAGCGGAGCGAGCACGCAAAAAGATTAAAGAACAGGCTGGCAGCCTCACTGTTGCTGTAGGTACGTTGACAGCCAAAGGGCCAAGGATGTACAGTCACCGTAACTTCGGTCATGTTTTCTACCGCACGTTACAACTTGCTGCACCGAAGCGGATTCAGGCTGAACTGCAAGGTAAAGCTCCGGGGGTTGGCTTCAACTGGATGTCTTTCACTCCGGGTGAGTGGGACGGCTTGGAAGCAGATGTCCTTGTGCTTGCGACTGACAGCATGCATAATCGAGCGGCTCTGATGCAAAAATTAAAGAATGATCCGCTATGGAACAGCCATCCTGCCGTTCACAGCGGGCGAGTTCATCTCGTCGATTGGAACGCGTGGGTTGTTTACGCCCCATATTCCATCAACATCCAGCTTGATGAAGCACTCTCGATGTTGACGAACAAGCCTGCACTTTTGTAATCTATAAAATGTCCATTTCCCAAATCTTAATTTATGCCATGTACGGGCCTGGATTAAGATTTTATAATAATCACTAATTGATAATGATAATCAATAACAACGAAAGCTGTTATTTGTTATAAAGGAGTGACCCGTATCCAACACCCGGGACTGCCTCATCGCCCGTCAAGTAAACAACGTTCTACCGTAACCATTGGTCTGATGTTCCTGTCTGCCATCGCCTTCCTGCTGATTAGCATGTTTGCCGCCATTTCCTTGGGAGCCAAGGGCTTAACACTGGAAACGGTCTGGACCGCCGTGTTTCAATATACCCCTTCTGTGACATCTCATCAGATCATTCACGAGCTGCGGCTGCCGCGTGTACTGGCTGCTGCTGTCATTGGAGCGGCATTCGCCGTGGCTGGGGCACTAATGCAGGGCATTACTCGCAATCCGCTGGCCGACACCGGCATTCTCGGTATTAACGCTGGAGCTGCATTTGTAGTGGCACTGAGTTTTGCCTTCTGGCCAGGATTACCTTATGGCTGGATCATGCTTTTGTCCTTCATAGGTGCTGTGCTCGGCACACTGCTCATCTTCCTTCTCGGTATGGCAGCACCCGGGGGCTTGAGCTCCATCAGGCTCACGGTGGCTGGCGCAGTGATCGCTGCCATGCTTGGTTCACTAAGTACAGGGGTAGCCATTTATTTTGACTTGAGCCAGGACTTGGCCTTCTGGTACGCAGGTGGTTTTGGAGGCATGGAATGGCGTCATCTGAAACTGGTTCTTCCCGTGCTGCTGCTTACGCTGCTGTTGACTATGCCGCTCGCCCGGCGCATTTCGCTCATGTCTCTGGGAGAAGAGGTCGCCATTAATCTCGGGATGAATCTGCGCTGGACCCGTTTTCTTGCCCTTACCGCTGTCGTGGTACTCGCGGGTGTGTCCGTCTCGGCTGTAGGTTCCATTGGATTTGTAGGTCTGGTGATTCCTCATATGTCTCGTAAACTGGTGGGCGTCGATTATCGGCTTATCATTCCAATGTCTTCGCTGCTCGGGGCAATACTGCTGGTGCTGGCCGATCTTGGGGCACGAATCGCGAATCCTCCTCAGGAGCTCGCAGTAGGCATCATGGTTGCCTTTGTCGGTGTACCGTTCTTCCTCTATCTGGCCCGCAAGGAAAGGAGGGCTTTGTAGTGATGAAACGGGGAAAGAACTCCGCAGCAGGATGTCTGAAGAAATTCAATCAGCTCTCGCGCGGCCAAAGATCGCTAATGATCAGCGTCGTCCTGCTCTGTCTCGGAGCACTGGTGATCCTCATCAGTCTGAACACAGGCACAGTGCGGGTGTCACCTCTGGCTGTCATACAGACCTTCCTGGGACAAGGAAACGAACAGGACCAAATCATCCTGTTTGATTACCGCCTGCCTCGCATTCTGGTGACCGTCCTTGCTGGAGCGGGGCTGGGAATTGCAGGAGCAGCCCTGCAGGGGATTACACGCAACGCACTTGCCGACCCGGGAATTCTGGGCCTGCATGCCGGAGCTGCCTTTGGGCTGATTGTGTTTGTCAGCCTGTCGTTAAGTATGGACACCTCGGTGGCTCTGCTGATTCCGCTCTTTGCTTTTGCCGGCAGTACGGCTGCTGCTCTGATCATCATGCTGCTGTCCTATGACAAAAACAGCGGCGTATCGCCGATTAAACTTATTCTGGTCGGCATTGCCGTCGCTGCCGGATTCCACGCACTTACACTGTATCTGTCCCTGCGTCTGGACGAGGACACGTATTCCTTCGCAGCACGCTGGCTTGCAGGCAGTGTGTGGGGCCGTGACTGGATTCATGTACAGGCACTGCTTCCCTGGGTTGTGCTGTGTACCGCCTATATCTGGAGCCGTTCCAAAACGCTGGACGCCTTCCATCTGGGGGATGCCGCTGCCACCAGCATCGGCACTCCGGTCCGTTCCCGGCGCATCCTGCTGCTGCTCTGCTCGGTAGCCTTATCTGCAGTCAGTGTATCTATGGCTGGAGGCATCGGCTTCATCGGGCTGGCCGCCCCGCATCTGGCTCGCAGACTGGTCGGGCCGATGCATCGCCACTTGATTCCGGCCGCAGGACTGATCGGCATGGTCATTTTGACGGCTGCCGATACAGTCGGCCGGACGATATTTGCACCGAATGCCATTCCGGCAGGGGTTGTTGTTGCGGCGATTGGTGCACCTTATTTTTTATACCTGCTGGTACGGACCAAATGATTATCAATCAAAAATATGAATTCCATCCAAGAGATGTGCAAGGAGAATAACGAATATGTTGAAGAAAAATCTTATGTTTTTGTTAACCATCAGTTTGGTGCTGGTACTCGCAGCCTGCGGGACAGCCAAAACGTCCACCTCGGGCTCCGGCGATTCGAACAGCAGTGCAGCTTCCGGCGAACCGCGTATCGCATCCATGTCCATCCATCTGACCAATGATTTGCTTTCCCTCGGGATCACTCCGGTTGGTTCTGTCATCGGCGGCGAAGCAAAGGGGTTTCTGTCCCATGTAGCTGATCGCCTGAAAGATACGACACCGCTCGGCCCGGTCAAAGACCCTGATATGGAAGCTTTGCTTGCCCTTAAACCGGATGTCATCTATCTGGATGAGGAATTTTCCGGTGACGATACTGCCAAGTTCGAGAAAATCGCACCTGTGCATGTGTTCAATCTTGATCAGGGTACATGGCGTGATCACCTGAAAGAGATTGGCAAACTGGTAAACCGTGAGAAGGAAGCAGAGCAGTATATTCAGGACTACGACACGGAGACAAAGGAAGTCCAATCGCTGATCCATGATCAGATCGGTGACGGTACCGTGATGGCGATCCGTGTGACAGCCAAGGAATTACGTGTATTCAGTACACGCCGTCCCATGGGTCCTATTTTATACGATGATCTCGGCCTGACCCCAGCCAAAGGCATCAAAGAAATGGATACTGCCAAACCGTATCAGGTTGTATCGCGTGAAGTGCTGCCAGACTACGACGCTGACGCCATCTTTGTCGTGGTTAACTCGGACGATGAGGCACAAACGATGTTCAAGGAGCTGCAAAACAATCCGATCTGGCAGGGACTAAAAGCGGTCAAAGCAGGCCATGTATACCCGATTGGGGCACAGCCTTGGCTCGATTATTCTTCCATTGGTAACAAAATGGCTATGGATGAAGCCAAAGAGATGTTTTCCAAAAAATAATATTCACTTCCACTATTGATTAAAAAACAAAAAACCTCGCTTCGGCAAAGGCACAGCGTTCGCTAGAGCATAGAGCATATTAACCATGCTCCATCTCCATTTGGTATAGGGATTCGAAAACATGAGCATTATCCATCCCTCTACCTCGCGCGCTTCCTTACCAAGCTGAGGTTTTTTTGATTTAAGATACATCCATCATACCGAGTTAAGATACATCCATCATACCGAGTTAAGAAACATCCATCATACCGAGTTAAGAAACATCCATCGTACCGAGCACCATTGCTCATATTGTACATACAACAATTTCGATATCCATATCCGCAAACGTGTCCTGAATGATTACGCTAACCTTCTCCCATTTCAAGCGGTCCAGCCCGCAGCCAATTCGGGGCATTGCCAGATGAGTTATCCCCTGCTGCTCACAGACATCCCGCATCGATTCTACTGCCTGAGTCAGCGATAAATACGTTGGTTTGTTCGAAAACTTCGCTTTGGTAACCAGGTTAAAGGTGCGTCCAACGGCATAACAGCGCCCGATCTCCAGAGGCTCCTGCCGAGCTTGGTCTTGAAGTACCTGCAGATCAAACCGCTCCCGAAACTGCACCGCAATCCCCTTCCCCATTCTGGCATCTGCTGAAATACAGTGAGCCAGCCTATAATGCTCCTCTAATTCAAATAAATCCTGCTGCCGTTCGTGAAACTGCATGCGATCCCTTCCTTCTCTATTTTATTTGCCCGGACAAGATGGATGACTTTCAGACCTGTTTATGCTGCTGCAGGACTGCTTCCATCTCACGCTCCATCTTCTGTGTTCAAACGCTTGAACGCCTCCAGCGTTCGCTGTCCGGCACTCCGGTCATATACAGCAAATACGATACGATCAAAATAATCCTTGTATCCCTCTCCAATCAGTACATCGGCAAAATACCCTGCAACTTGTACCGGATTATTCCGAAACACACCACAGCCAAAAGCTCCCAGCACGATGCTTCGATGCCCCTGCACAGCTGCAATCTGGAGCACATATCGAATACGCTGCTTCATCACAGATTTGATTTGTTCATCCGTCGCTTCATTTCGCTCCTTGACCACACCCGCATTTACGGCTGGAGCGGTAATAAATGAGCTGGTGTAATATTGATCCAGCAATCGGTCATAATCGTCCCGGATTACGGGCACATGAGGTGAATAGATCATATGATCTGAATAGAGGCAGGAGCGCTGCTTGCGATTGTACTCATACATTTCCTGCATCTGGACAATGCATGGATACAGTCCTGTTGCTCGCGCCAAGCTCTCCTCTTGAGCTTGACTTCCACCAAGGAAACCACCGCCCGGGTTTTTCGCTGATGCAAAATTCAGACAGACAACGTCTGTTCTTCCTTCTTCCACAGTCAGCCGGGCTGCCGCTGCAAGCGTTGTTTCTCCGGTGACTTCGATCCGTGCTGTTTTTCCTTGAGACCCAGTAGATATGGAGTTCTGCAGATTTCCGGATGAGCTGACTTGCGATCCTGCGCGCAGCTTCTCCCCTAGACCAGTAAGTTCCGAAGGCCGATACAGGACAGATTGCTGTACAGCCTGCTCCATATCTTTCTTGATATGAACAGCACGGTCATATCCGTTCACGTACACGCCTTCTTTCAGAATCTCCAACGTCTGATGTGCGGTACGAGAGCGCCCGGAACGCGAATTAACTCCTGTATGTTTTGATGATGCGTTAGATTGTTCAGACCCATTAACTCTGCTGCCTGATTCATTGTATTTATTGTATTTCTCCACATTACTCATTTCGATCACTTCCTATCTCTTCTCTCAGACGAGTAAGAATTTCGCCAAGCCAGTTCGTTCCCCGCCATGTCTTTCGATTACGAATTCGTGCATCCTCCTCTGCCAATCCCACTCCCCAGATCCGGTCGTCGGGGCTTGCTTCTACGAGCGTAGTGCCGCGGGTGTCCAGCAAAGCGGCCAGCAGGTCTTCATTTTGTGTGAATTTAGCCCGATTGCCTTCATAGACAATGCGCTGGCACTCGGCCTCCCATACCGTTTGGTCGAACCCAGCGACCTGCCTGCCCAGCTTCTTCTGTGCCGAAGCCGAACGGGTCTTCATGATTTTGTCTGCTGCGTTCTGGTCGCCAAAGAGCAGTGCTTTCTGATGCATCATATACTGCTCTGCACTCGTATAATGGACCCCGTCTACCGTAAAATTAGCGGGAAACCATTGGGAAAACGGCGATGCTGTACGCCAAAAAAATGTAAACTTTTCCATAGGTATCACCTCTTACCGATTTCATTAGCAGTCTTCTCTTTTTCTCAGATCAACTATAGTGTTTCTCGCTCTGGATTCAGGCGGTACAGCCGGGACGGCCGATGACCGGCACTGCTTGTGTATTCCCCCGTCTCCAGTACCCAGTCCGCCATTTTACGTCGAAAGGCAGCTGCCAGCAGTTTTTTGCCGCTTATAATCTCATAGACTTTCTGCAAAGCCGTCAGCGTAAACTTCTCAGGCATCAGATTGAACGCAATATCGGTATATTCAATCTTGGAACGCAGGCGCTCCAGCGCATAATGAATAATCCGGGCATGATCGAATGCGATCCCCTGAGCGTCCAGCAATCTGATGCTGCTGCTCCGTACACGCCCCTCCACCTGATCCATCGTCTCCACAACTGCGGATAACTGCTCTGTTTCATGGGTCAAAATAAGCTGCAATCTGCGCTCCGTTACCCGTCCGCGTTCGTGAATATGGCGTTTCTCTTCAATTAACCTCTGCTCCACCCGAAACCAGCTCGCCTCACTGGCATCATCACCGGCTTGAAGCTGCAGTTCACTGCTGTCCACAAGGGACATATAAGAGCAGCTGATTACACGAGTACGCGGGTCACGGTCCACATCGCCCCATGTATAGAGCTGTTCCAGATAAATGTCATCCAGCCCTGTCTCTGTCTGCAGCTCCCTCCGAGCAGCTTCTTCCAGGGATTCCTGCATCGAGACAAAGCCTCCTGGGAGCGCCCACTGTCCGAGAAAAGGGTGGCCTCCCCGGCGAATCAGCAGCAGTCCAAGCTCCGGCTGTGCCAGCTTGCGGTAATTTTCCTGTTCTCCGCTGCGGATTGTAAATACGAGCATATCGACGGTAACCGATGGACGTTCGAATTCACCCGCATCATAGGTTTTCAGAAACTCTTCTTCACTTATATGAGACACATTTGATGCCTCCGTTCTGTTATTAACATTTTGTTATTAACAACTTGTTAATAACAATGTAACATATGATCTGTTTACAGGTCAAATCTTCCATTTTCGCTATCACGGGCTGCGCATCCATACCCAACACAAAAAAACCGTCATCCGGCACTCCTTAATTTCCAGAGTGAGGACGACGGCTGGGGCATACCCGAGATTTTGCAGTCTTCTTCCGCAGTGCAGTTCTCAGAGACCCGTCTGAGGTTTCTTAAAACAAACTATCCGAAACGTAGTATATTTTCTGCCCGTTCTTTTTGTTTCCGGGGTCGGCCACGATCGTGAAATATACACTTCCGTTCTTCGTCTGCACACCTTCAATTTCGCGCTTTCCGACATTCGTTATTTTCACAAGGGACTGATAAGTACCTGCACTCGAAATTTTAGCGATCTGAGGAGTTTCTCCTTCTGCTCCGCCAGATGTAAAGATTTGAGTTTTACCGAGTAAGTCTACGCCTTGGAAAGAACCATTCGGTCTAATAATTCCACTGCCCGACTGCGTAAAACTGGCGACCGCAGCTTTAACTGCAGCAGGGCTGTCCATCCGAACCTGCTTATTCTGATCAAGCAGCCTGTTTAATGCAGCCGTGTCATATATGGACCATACCACCTTATCTGCCTTATTTTTTTCCTTCTTCATCTGAACCCGGAACACTGTATATTTACTGTTACCTCCGCCGTCAACCCGATACGTTTCCCCTTGTCTCGAACCATTTTTATTCGCATAATTCATATAGGTGAACCGATGAAGATCGGTATAATCTACCGTTTTTCCGGCCGCGTACTGCAGCCTCGCCACCTGAAGTGACCAATATTGTCGCGTGGACGGGTCGGCTTTGGAACTGAAATAGAAATAATTCGCCCCATTGTACGTATACATATCCAGTGTCTGACAATGACCGCTGTTCGTAATGGTCATATGATCCACATATGCTGCATCACTGCCTTTGATCAGCAGTCTGGATAGATGACACGCCCCACCTACCCGCTGCGTTACGTATACATACTTGTCCGCAACATAAGCCTTTTGTACGACCCGATCAAACTTGAGCCCTTTGAGATTGTAGGCCAGTCTGGCCGAAGCATTTACCGTTTTTCCGGGAGAAGCTGCGATTGCAGGTGTAACCGACATTACAAATACAATGAAAGCCAGAAAGGCAGACAGCAGCGTTTTCCATCTCATCGTTGTAACGTTCATGAATTGATTTTTAATCATAAAAGCGCCTCCTTATTCATCCGCAATAAATCAATAATCTGGATATTCGGCTGTCTCTGAGATTAAACCGCACCAATTAAATAATACCATATTTACCAATTAATAAAGTGAAAACAAAGCATGATTTTTATATTGTTCTTTTTAGCACAACTGTGTTATATTAATTTTAATTCATTTGTACCAAAAAAAGGAGGATTTCATGAAACGCATCGCCTTGCTCGACATCCTTCGGGGTTTTGCCATTATTGGAACTCTGGGAACGAACATCTGGATTTTTGCTTACCTTGGCGATCTGAACCTTGTGTTTGGAAATGCTCTTGAACCGTGGTGGAGTTCCGGGGACCGCTTGCTGCAGACGATTATGCTCATACTGGTGAACGGAAAATTTCTGGGCATGCTTACTTTGTTATTCGGGGCTGGTATGGAATTAAAACGACAAAAGGCCGTTCGTGAAGGATACACTTGGCCTGGTGTTTATATCTGGTCATGTGCACTTCTGCTCCTGGATGGTCTGCTGCATTACATTCTCGTAATGGAATATGATGTACTGATGAGTTATGCCATCACTGGCATGATTGTTTCCCTGATCATTCACCGTTCCCGGCGCTTCATCCTGGTTATGATGTGGCTCGCGGGGAGTATACATGTTATTGGCGTGACCGGGATTACAGCTCTGCTGGCATTCGAATCCGGCGCAGCCTTGAATGGTATGGATACGATTACGCAGCTCTACGCTGCCGGTACGTGGTGGGAGCAGGTCATGTTTCGGCTGAATCATTTCGGATTTTTCCGTGCTGAATCTATTGCTATCATCCCTCTGAATGTCTTCCTTTTCCTGCTGGGGGCGATGTTCATGCGAACAGGAGTGTTCTCCAACGACGAGTCTGGACGTCTCAAACGCCGAAAACTAATGATTGCCGGGCTGGGAATCGGTATTCCTCTGAATCTGCTCTTACTTATTCCCGGTGGAATCATGGATCTCTGGGTACGGTATATCAGTGCACCTGTGCTCACGCTTGGTTACCTTGGAATCATTGCCTACGGGATGGAGAAAGGTATATTTGACAGGCTGTTCCAGCGTTTCGGCGAGATTGGCAAGATGGCGCTGAGCTGTTACATTTTACAAAATATCATCGCCTCAATACTCTTCTATGGCTGGGGACTGAGATTCGGCGGACGCCCATCTTCCCTGTACATTCTGCTGATATGGGCCGGTATCTGCCTGTTATTGATGATCTTCTCTCATCTCTGGCTGCGCTTCTATCCACTTGGTCCGGTCGAATGGTTATGGCGCAAACTATCCATCTCTCCTGTATCCAAAGTTACGTCACGAGATACTTCTATATAAATGAGCAGCACAACAGGGGCTGTCCGAAACTCCATCGATCATTGATTATAATCAACAACCGGTGGCCTTAGGACAGCCCTTTCCTCATCGATACTGATAACATTCCCAGCAAGCCTTATCCCCCTTTTTTGGCTGGTCTGGCATGTACCTGTTTACATTTCCACTGTCTCCGCAGGCAGACATAATGTGAAGGTTGAACCTGTGCCCATCTCACTCTGTACGGTTATTTTGCCGTTATGATCCTGAATAATTTTCTGACAAAGCGCAAGGCCAAGTCCTGTCCCCTCTTCCTTTGTTGTAAAAAACGGATTAAAAATGGCAGATAACGAACTCTCGGGAATCCCGCTTCCCGTATCAGATAAGGAGATCAACACGATATTTCCTTCCTGTTTCATATCGATATGTACCTCTCCGGGGTCTGTCATCGCTTCAAATGCGTTACGAATCAGATTGATCAGAACTTGTACAATTTTATCGCGATCCATATTTACACAAACAGACTCATCCCTCATATGAAGTGTAATCCGGTGTCCTCTTGAAGCAGCATCCGATTCAGTCAAAGACATGACCCGCTCCAGACATTGTGCCAGCTTTTCGGGTTTCATATGATGGGCTTGCGGTTTGGAAAATTGCAGAAATTCCCCCGTTAAATCGGTGACCCTTGTTACCTCGCTCATAATAACTTCATACCACGGTGCAATATTGAAGGCTTGTCCACGTGACAGCTGCAGAAATCCGCGAATAGCGGTAAGTGGGTTGCGAATCTCATGCGCCATGCCAGCAGCAAGCTCACCCACAGCCCGC harbors:
- a CDS encoding NADAR family protein, whose protein sequence is MEKFTFFWRTASPFSQWFPANFTVDGVHYTSAEQYMMHQKALLFGDQNAADKIMKTRSASAQKKLGRQVAGFDQTVWEAECQRIVYEGNRAKFTQNEDLLAALLDTRGTTLVEASPDDRIWGVGLAEEDARIRNRKTWRGTNWLGEILTRLREEIGSDRNE
- a CDS encoding NUDIX domain-containing protein, translated to MSHISEEEFLKTYDAGEFERPSVTVDMLVFTIRSGEQENYRKLAQPELGLLLIRRGGHPFLGQWALPGGFVSMQESLEEAARRELQTETGLDDIYLEQLYTWGDVDRDPRTRVISCSYMSLVDSSELQLQAGDDASEASWFRVEQRLIEEKRHIHERGRVTERRLQLILTHETEQLSAVVETMDQVEGRVRSSSIRLLDAQGIAFDHARIIHYALERLRSKIEYTDIAFNLMPEKFTLTALQKVYEIISGKKLLAAAFRRKMADWVLETGEYTSSAGHRPSRLYRLNPERETL
- a CDS encoding helveticin J family class III bacteriocin, whose product is MIKNQFMNVTTMRWKTLLSAFLAFIVFVMSVTPAIAASPGKTVNASARLAYNLKGLKFDRVVQKAYVADKYVYVTQRVGGACHLSRLLIKGSDAAYVDHMTITNSGHCQTLDMYTYNGANYFYFSSKADPSTRQYWSLQVARLQYAAGKTVDYTDLHRFTYMNYANKNGSRQGETYRVDGGGNSKYTVFRVQMKKEKNKADKVVWSIYDTAALNRLLDQNKQVRMDSPAAVKAAVASFTQSGSGIIRPNGSFQGVDLLGKTQIFTSGGAEGETPQIAKISSAGTYQSLVKITNVGKREIEGVQTKNGSVYFTIVADPGNKKNGQKIYYVSDSLF
- a CDS encoding DUF418 domain-containing protein; the protein is MKRIALLDILRGFAIIGTLGTNIWIFAYLGDLNLVFGNALEPWWSSGDRLLQTIMLILVNGKFLGMLTLLFGAGMELKRQKAVREGYTWPGVYIWSCALLLLDGLLHYILVMEYDVLMSYAITGMIVSLIIHRSRRFILVMMWLAGSIHVIGVTGITALLAFESGAALNGMDTITQLYAAGTWWEQVMFRLNHFGFFRAESIAIIPLNVFLFLLGAMFMRTGVFSNDESGRLKRRKLMIAGLGIGIPLNLLLLIPGGIMDLWVRYISAPVLTLGYLGIIAYGMEKGIFDRLFQRFGEIGKMALSCYILQNIIASILFYGWGLRFGGRPSSLYILLIWAGICLLLMIFSHLWLRFYPLGPVEWLWRKLSISPVSKVTSRDTSI